The DNA sequence TCCATGTTACATAGGGGACATAGGGGACATAGGCACGCTACTTGCCATCCCCTAGGTCGATCCGGAAAGTAAATCCCTGCGCTGACACCTCGTGCTTGTCGGGCGCGTTGTATCCCATGATTTTGCTGATCTCCCGGAGGGCATCGATCGGGTTGCGCACTTTGACTTTGATCCCGTTCATGGAAATTTCGAGGGAGTCAACGTCAGGACCTCCAACCTCTTTGACGCGCTTCGGCGATATGTTGCCGTTTTCGTCGAGGTATTTTGTCAGGTCTGCGTTTGCGATCTGCGCTAGCTTGGCGAGCACGCCCTCGCGCGTGAGCACGGCCTGCTGCATGAGCGGAGTCTTTGTCACATCCTCTTTAACTTGTGAATCTAGGGCAGCCATAAATCGCTTGACCCCTTGGGCGCGGAATATTTGCTCCGCTCGCTTGGAGTCTTGGGACCTGTCGGCCCATTTGGTTGCATACCCGGCCTTGCGGTACGCCTCGACCTTGCTGTATCCCGCCGCATACAGCTCGCAAAACTTGCGCTGGCGCGGATTGAGCCGCTTTGTGCGCTCGGTCTTGGGTCGCCTGGGCGTCTTTTTCGGCGGCTCGTGCAGCTCGGGAGCATACTTGCGGTGCGGCTTCCCCCGCGCATTGGGTCGAGGCTGGGGGTCGGGGAGCACAAAAGGCTCTGTCGCTGGTTGCGTCGTGCTGCTCATTTGAATCATCCTCCTAGAGTCGCGTGACGGCTCGCTCTAATGTCCACTGGATCAGGCACGCTCAGCGGTTGCCCTGCGTCTCGGTTGTCCCGCTCTAGTCTCGCGCTCCAGCGCTCCATGTCGGTGCAGGTCCAGGTCTCTTGCATCTCCCTGCGGATGCTCCGCACCTCGTCGCGCATATCTCGCAGATAGTTTGCCGCTCTCCATGTAGCGGCGATAACCGCGATGAGGATACTCAGTCCGACCGCGAGAGAGACACCAAAAACGGTGTCTGGTGTGATTTCCGCAAGGCAATGGAGATAGGCTATTTGCGACATGATGGATGTATTGCGCTCTGCATATCTGTTTCTTGCGGTTTTTGCAAGGTTATTTACACGTTGATTTTCCGGTCCTATTTTGTCCTAACGTATTTATTTGATACTTCATGCTCAAAGTATCGGTTTTCTACGGGCTGGCATTTGGTTGGTTCTTGCGCATGATGTTGACATTTGATGACTTGCGCAAAATCGCAAAAAGTTCAAAAAACTAATCATCGTCTTTAATTAGCGAATCTCCTGAATAAATGTGCGAAAATGCTTGATTTCTGTGCAGAAAATCCCATAGTGTAGACATGGAACAAAACATCACCTTCACGAGACTGACGAACGGCCTAATTTTTGGCCACGACAAGGAAGGCCTGACCGGCCTCTGGTTGAGCAACGGGACTCCTTACC is a window from the Dehalococcoidia bacterium genome containing:
- a CDS encoding terminase small subunit; its protein translation is MSSTTQPATEPFVLPDPQPRPNARGKPHRKYAPELHEPPKKTPRRPKTERTKRLNPRQRKFCELYAAGYSKVEAYRKAGYATKWADRSQDSKRAEQIFRAQGVKRFMAALDSQVKEDVTKTPLMQQAVLTREGVLAKLAQIANADLTKYLDENGNISPKRVKEVGGPDVDSLEISMNGIKVKVRNPIDALREISKIMGYNAPDKHEVSAQGFTFRIDLGDGK